The sequence below is a genomic window from Sphingomonas crusticola.
AGCGATCAGCTCGGTTCGATACGCTTTGGAGATGCGGGCCGCGGCGCAGGATCGCCCCCGCCCCGGCCCGCCGCTCCGGTTACTGGACGCCCGCCGGCTCGGCGATGCCGATCGGTTCGACGCTGTCGGACTTTTGCGGAAGATCGAAGCGATCGGCGTCCATCACCTTGACCCAGGCGTGGATGAAATCGCGGACGAACTTCTCTTCATGGCCGGTCTCGGCATAGACTTCGGCGACGGCGCGCAGCTGGCTGTTCGAGCCGAAGATGAGATCGGTGCGGGTCGCGCGCCATTTCTCGTGATTGCCGCCGCGGTCATAGCCGATGAATTCCTCGTCGGCGCTCTCGTCGATCACCTTCCAGAAGGTGCCGTTGTCGAGCAGGTTGACGAAGAAATCGTTGGTGAGCTGGCCCTTGCGATCGGTGAACACGCCTTCGGGCTTGTCGCCATGGTTGGCGCCGAGCACGCGCAGGCCGCCGAGCAGGACGGTCATTTCGGGCACGGACAGGCCGAGCAGAGAGGCGCGGTCGATCAGCAATTCCTCGGTCTTCACGGCATGCTTCGTCTTGAGATAATTGCGGAAGCCGTCGGCCGCGGGCTCCATCACGGCGAAGCTTTCGGCGTCGGTCCAGTCCTGGCTGGCGTCGCCGCGGCCGCCGACGAACGGCACCTCGATGGCGAAGCCGGCATCCCTCGCGGCCTTTTCGACCGCAGCGGTGCCGGCCAGCACGATCGCGTCCGCGACGGATAGGCTGCCGCGCAGCTCGTCGATCTTCGCGAGGATGCGGCCGAGTTCCTCGGGCTCGTTGACCGCCCAATCCTTTTGCGGCGCGAGCCGGATGCGCGCGCCGTTGGCGCCGCCGCGATGATCCGAGCGACGATAGGTCGAAGCCGAGGCCCAGGCGGTCTTGACGAGCTGGCCGATGGTGAAGCCCGCATCGAGGATGCGGCCCTTGAAGGCGGCCACGTCGGCGTCGGACGGCTTGGTGCCGGCGGGGACGGGATCCTGCCAGATCAGGTCCTCGGCGGGGACCTCCGGGCCGAGGTAACGGACCTTGGGCCCCATGTCGCGGTGGGTCAGCTTGAACCAGGCGCGGGCGAAAGCGTCCTTGAACGCTTCGTGATCGTGGCGGAATTTCTCCGAGATGGCGCGGAATTCGGGATCGACCTTGAGCGCCATGTCGGCGGTGGTCATCATCGTCGGCACGCGCTTGGAAGGATCGTGCGCGGCTGGCGCCATGTCCTCGGGCTTCTGGTTGATCGGCTGCCATTGCTTGGCGCCGGCCGGGCTGCGAACGAGCTCATATTCATAATCGAGCAGCAGGCGGAAATAATTCTCCGACCATTCGGTCGGCGTGTTGACCCACGAACCCTCGATACCGCTGGTGATCGTGTGCTCGCCGAAACCGCTTTCGTGCGCGCTCGCCCAGCCGAGGCCCTGGAGCGCGATGTCGGCAGCCTCGGGCGAGGCATCGACAAGGCTGGGATCGCCCGCGCCATGCGCCTTGCCGAAAGTGTGGCCGCCGGCGGTGAGCGCGACCGTCTCCTCATGATTCATCGCCATGCGCTCGAAGGTGATCTTGATGTCGCGCGCGGACTGCAGCGCGTCGGGC
It includes:
- the katG gene encoding catalase/peroxidase HPI, giving the protein MDAKTGSMGCPVGKPTTVRSLLGRTNRDWWPEALPLEVLNQGGTSPDPLGEEFDYAAAFKSLDYAALKADLTALMTDSQPWWPADYGNYGGLFIRMAWHAAGTYRTADGRGGANSGQQRFAPLNSWPDNGNLDKARRLLWPIKRKYGNHISWADLFILAGNVAIESMGGPIFGFGGGRRDVFEPERDIYWGAEDKWVGQEGNETRIQPEKELELEYPLAAIQMGLIYVNPEGPGGVPDALQSARDIKITFERMAMNHEETVALTAGGHTFGKAHGAGDPSLVDASPEAADIALQGLGWASAHESGFGEHTITSGIEGSWVNTPTEWSENYFRLLLDYEYELVRSPAGAKQWQPINQKPEDMAPAAHDPSKRVPTMMTTADMALKVDPEFRAISEKFRHDHEAFKDAFARAWFKLTHRDMGPKVRYLGPEVPAEDLIWQDPVPAGTKPSDADVAAFKGRILDAGFTIGQLVKTAWASASTYRRSDHRGGANGARIRLAPQKDWAVNEPEELGRILAKIDELRGSLSVADAIVLAGTAAVEKAARDAGFAIEVPFVGGRGDASQDWTDAESFAVMEPAADGFRNYLKTKHAVKTEELLIDRASLLGLSVPEMTVLLGGLRVLGANHGDKPEGVFTDRKGQLTNDFFVNLLDNGTFWKVIDESADEEFIGYDRGGNHEKWRATRTDLIFGSNSQLRAVAEVYAETGHEEKFVRDFIHAWVKVMDADRFDLPQKSDSVEPIGIAEPAGVQ